One window of the Populus nigra chromosome 4, ddPopNigr1.1, whole genome shotgun sequence genome contains the following:
- the LOC133691045 gene encoding protein trichome birefringence-like 25 isoform X1, whose protein sequence is MVKEMRSDLNPFSLSKHNSVIIKFAVSFLLVGLAFRLLISGSFRFSSVVETSVPANEETKPESLMASLPAEEPASNDFEANKSQNSQSGKCDLFTGEWIPDPSGPFYTNQSCLQIEGHQNCMKNGRPDSGYLYWRWSPRGCSLPKFNPKKFLHLMRNKSWAFIGDSISRNHVQSLLCILSQVEQAVETYHDEEYRSKIWHFPTHNFTLSVIWTPFLIKADIFEDMNGVSSSEIQLHLDELDKKWTDQYRNFDYAIVAGGKWFLKTAIYHENNVVTGCHYCPGKNLTELGFDYAYRKAMQLIFNFITNSGHKTLAFFRTTTPDHFENGEWFSGGTCNRKVPFKEGGVNMTDVDTIMRNIELEEFAKAAALGLDKGVVLKLLDTTRLSLLRPDGHPGPYRQFQPFAEDKNAKVQNDCLHWCLPGPIDSWNDLVMEMIVNGGIYQ, encoded by the exons ATGGTGAAGGAAATGAGGTCTGATTTGAACCCATTTTCACTCTCGAAACACAACAGCGTCATTATAAAGTTTGCAGTCTCATTTCTCTTGGTGGGTCTTGCTTTTCGTTTATTAATCTCTGGTTCATTCAGATTCTCTTCAGTTGTCGAGACATCCGTCCCAGCTAATGAAGAGACTAAACCAGAGTCTTTAATGGCTTCTTTGCCTGCTGAAGAGCCAGCTTCTAATGATTTTGAAGCTAATAAAAGCCAAAATTCACAATCAG GAAAGTGTGATTTGTTTACTGGAGAATGGATACCGGACCCTTCTGGTCCGTTTTACACTAATCAGAGTTGCCTTCAGATAGAAGGTCATCAAAATTGTATGAAAAATGGAAGACCTGATTCAGGGTACCTCTACTGGAGGTGGAGTCCGCGTGGCTGCAGTCTCCCCAAGTTTAATCCTAAAAAATTTCTTCACCTAATGAGGAATAAGTCATGGGCCTTCATTGGTGATTCCATTTCACGTAACCATGTCCAGTCATTGCTTTGCATTCTCTCTCAG GTGGAGCAAGCTGTTGAAACATACCATGATGAGGAATATAGGTCGAAAATATGGCACTTTCCAACCCACAACTTCACCCTTTCAGTAATTTGGACCCCCTTCCTTATCAAAGCAGATATTTTTGAAGACATGAACGGAGTTTCCTCTTCAGAAATCCAGCTTCATCTAGATGAACTTGATAAAAAATGGACCGATCAGTATAGGAATTTTGATTATGCAATAGTTGCTGGAGGAAAATGGTTCCTGAAAACTGCCATCTACCATGAGAACAATGTGGTTACAGGCTGCCATTACTGCCCTGGAAAGAATTTGACTGAGCTAGGGTTCGATTATGCATATCGCAAAGCAATGCAGCTGATTTTTAACTTCATCACAAACTCTGGTCACAAAACTCTTGCTTTCTTTAGAACAACTACGCCAGACCACTTCGAGAATGGAGAATGGTTTAGTGGGGGTACTTGCAATAGAAAGGTGCCTTTCAAAGAAGGCGGGGTTAACATGACTGATGTAGACACGATAATGCGTAATATTGAACTGGAAGAGTTTGCGAAGGCTGCAGCGTTAGGACTTGACAAAGGGGTGGTTTTGAAACTACTGGATACAACTCGATTATCATTGTTGAGACCAGATGGGCACCCAGGACCATACAGGCAGTTCCAACCATTTGCTGAAGATAAGAATGCTAAAGTTCAGAATGATTGCTTACATTGGTGCTTGCCTGGGCCAATAGACTCTTGGAATGATTTGGTGATGGAGATGATAGTCAATGGCGGAATATATCAATGA
- the LOC133691045 gene encoding protein trichome birefringence-like 26 isoform X2 → MVKEMRFSSVVETSVPANEETKPESLMASLPAEEPASNDFEANKSQNSQSGKCDLFTGEWIPDPSGPFYTNQSCLQIEGHQNCMKNGRPDSGYLYWRWSPRGCSLPKFNPKKFLHLMRNKSWAFIGDSISRNHVQSLLCILSQVEQAVETYHDEEYRSKIWHFPTHNFTLSVIWTPFLIKADIFEDMNGVSSSEIQLHLDELDKKWTDQYRNFDYAIVAGGKWFLKTAIYHENNVVTGCHYCPGKNLTELGFDYAYRKAMQLIFNFITNSGHKTLAFFRTTTPDHFENGEWFSGGTCNRKVPFKEGGVNMTDVDTIMRNIELEEFAKAAALGLDKGVVLKLLDTTRLSLLRPDGHPGPYRQFQPFAEDKNAKVQNDCLHWCLPGPIDSWNDLVMEMIVNGGIYQ, encoded by the exons ATGGTGAAGGAAATGAG ATTCTCTTCAGTTGTCGAGACATCCGTCCCAGCTAATGAAGAGACTAAACCAGAGTCTTTAATGGCTTCTTTGCCTGCTGAAGAGCCAGCTTCTAATGATTTTGAAGCTAATAAAAGCCAAAATTCACAATCAG GAAAGTGTGATTTGTTTACTGGAGAATGGATACCGGACCCTTCTGGTCCGTTTTACACTAATCAGAGTTGCCTTCAGATAGAAGGTCATCAAAATTGTATGAAAAATGGAAGACCTGATTCAGGGTACCTCTACTGGAGGTGGAGTCCGCGTGGCTGCAGTCTCCCCAAGTTTAATCCTAAAAAATTTCTTCACCTAATGAGGAATAAGTCATGGGCCTTCATTGGTGATTCCATTTCACGTAACCATGTCCAGTCATTGCTTTGCATTCTCTCTCAG GTGGAGCAAGCTGTTGAAACATACCATGATGAGGAATATAGGTCGAAAATATGGCACTTTCCAACCCACAACTTCACCCTTTCAGTAATTTGGACCCCCTTCCTTATCAAAGCAGATATTTTTGAAGACATGAACGGAGTTTCCTCTTCAGAAATCCAGCTTCATCTAGATGAACTTGATAAAAAATGGACCGATCAGTATAGGAATTTTGATTATGCAATAGTTGCTGGAGGAAAATGGTTCCTGAAAACTGCCATCTACCATGAGAACAATGTGGTTACAGGCTGCCATTACTGCCCTGGAAAGAATTTGACTGAGCTAGGGTTCGATTATGCATATCGCAAAGCAATGCAGCTGATTTTTAACTTCATCACAAACTCTGGTCACAAAACTCTTGCTTTCTTTAGAACAACTACGCCAGACCACTTCGAGAATGGAGAATGGTTTAGTGGGGGTACTTGCAATAGAAAGGTGCCTTTCAAAGAAGGCGGGGTTAACATGACTGATGTAGACACGATAATGCGTAATATTGAACTGGAAGAGTTTGCGAAGGCTGCAGCGTTAGGACTTGACAAAGGGGTGGTTTTGAAACTACTGGATACAACTCGATTATCATTGTTGAGACCAGATGGGCACCCAGGACCATACAGGCAGTTCCAACCATTTGCTGAAGATAAGAATGCTAAAGTTCAGAATGATTGCTTACATTGGTGCTTGCCTGGGCCAATAGACTCTTGGAATGATTTGGTGATGGAGATGATAGTCAATGGCGGAATATATCAATGA
- the LOC133691046 gene encoding uncharacterized protein LOC133691046, with protein sequence MAKRGAKLKAWLGLQNCRVPVVVTCLVVILVLLILLLCNNGKSPDSSFGYPIKKWNSFESVQFNPTIELRNGTDVIWQIPSLPKAVLFVAHGCDGRAANFWDRSSSCPNCIGLPEERLLVLHALARKFAVITISSTRRCWTFGEERLIVKNIIQWWAQTHNLESLPLVALGASSGGYFVSALATNLRFSSITLMIAEGKFDQMDITVNYPPTLFVHMPKDSYRQQKISEFIEVLKNKGIDAAEVECMEFPLSPSFLADRIPGMNQTVSAKLFELFQVKSFVDGNGYMKKDGRATRWKEALRECKNLVLDKSMVQHVQEELNLAFAYHEMTSLQSEQIFKWFESHLN encoded by the coding sequence ATGGCGAAGCGTGGAGCCAAATTGAAGGCCTGGCTTGGACTTCAAAACTGCCGGGTGCCTGTTGTGGTTACGTGTCTGGTTGTGATACTTGTATTGTTAATATTGTTGTTATGCAACAATGGGAAAAGCCCTGATTCTTCTTTTGGATATCCGATAAAAAAGTGGAATTCTTTTGAGTCAGTGCAATTTAACCCAACAATAGAGCTGAGGAATGGAACAGATGTGATATGGCAAATACCCAGTTTGCCAAAAGCAGTTCTCTTTGTGGCTCATGGATGCGATGGCAGAGCTGCTAACTTTTGGGACAGGTCTTCAAGCTGCCCTAATTGCATTGGTTTGCCTGAGGAAAGGCTGCTTGTTCTTCATGCTCTTGCTCGTAAATTTGCCGTGATCACAATTTCAAGCACACGGAGATGCTGGACATTTGGGGAGGAAAGATTAATTGTTAAGAATATAATACAATGGTGGGCACAAACACATAATCTTGAATCACTTCCTCTTGTAGCTTTGGGGGCCTCTTCTGGTGGATACTTCGTCTCTGCACTCGCCACCAATTTGAGGTTCAGTAGCATAACACTTATGATTGCTGAAGGGAAGTTTGACCAAATGGATATCACAGTGAACTACCCACCTACGCTTTTTGTTCACATGCCTAAAGACTCATATAGGCAGCAAAAGATAAGTGAGTTTATAGAAGTTCTGAAGAACAAGGGCATTGATGCAGCAGAGGTTGAATGCATGGAGTTTCCTTTGTCACCGAGTTTCTTAGCTGATAGAATCCCAGGAATGAATCAAACTGTTTCTGCTAAGTTGTTTGAGCTATTTCAGGTGAAGAGTTTTGTTGATGGGAACGGATATATGAAGAAAGATGGGCGAGCAACGCGATGGAAAGAAGCTCTCCGTGAATGCAAGAACCTTGTGCTGGATAAGAGTATGGTCCAACACGTGCAGGAGGAACTCAATCTTGCATTTGCTTACCATGAAATGACTAGCCTGCAGTCTGAGCAAATATTTAAATGGTTTGAATCTCATTTGAACTAA
- the LOC133692620 gene encoding hydroquinone glucosyltransferase-like, translated as MCFIPKTHLQTISSKLKPSFSPAISMAQTDAPAHVAILPSPGMGHLIPLVELAKRLVHQHNFSITFVIPTDGSTSKAQRSVLGSLPSAIHSVFLPPVNLSDLPEDVKIETTISLTVARSLPSLRDVFRSLVDGGARVVALVVDLFGTDAFDVAREFNVSPYIFFPSTAMALSLFFYLPKLDEMVSCEYREMQEPVKIPGCLPIHGGELLDPTQDRKNDAYKWLLYHTKRYRMAEGVMVNSFMDLEKGALKALQEVEPGKPTVYPVGPLVNMDSSAGVEGSECLRWLDDQPHGSVLFVSFGSGGTLSLDQITELALGLEMSGQRFLWVVRSPNDEVSNATFFSVDSHKDPFDFLPKGFSDRTKGRGLAVPSWAPQPQVLSHGSTGGFLTHCGWNSTLESVVNGVPLIVWPLYAEQKMNAWMLTKDIKVALRPKASENGLIGREEIANAVRGLMEGEEGKRVRNRMKDLKEAAARVLSEDGSLSEVAHKWKNQKCT; from the coding sequence ATGTGCTTCATTCCTAAAACACACCTACAAACCATAAGCAGCAAGCTTAAGCCAAGCTTTTCCCCTGCTATCTCTATGGCACAAACAGATGCACCAGCCCATGTAGCAATTTTACCGAGTCCGGGGATGGGTCATCTCATCCCTCTCGTTGAGCTAGCCAAGAGACTCgttcaccaacacaacttttcaATCACTTTCGTTATCCCAACAGACGGTTCTACCTCTAAGGCACAGAGATCAGTTCTTGGATCACTCCCTAGCGCAATTCACTCAGTATTTCTCCCCCCAGTTAATCTAAGTGACCTCCCTGAAGATGTCAAGATTGAAACCACAATTAGCCTTACAGTCGCCCGGTCACTCCCTTCTCTACGTGATGTTTTCAGGTCTCTAGTTGATGGAGGTGCCAGGGTTGTGGCCTTGGTTGTTGATCTTTTTGGGACCGATGCATTTGACGTTGCTAGAGAATTCAATGTCTCTccttacattttctttccttctacGGCCATGGCTctgtctttattcttttatttgccAAAGCTTGATGAGATGGTTTCTTGCGAATACAGAGAGATGCAAGAACCCGTGAAAATACCCGGGTGCTTACCGATTCATGGGGGAGAGTTGCTTGACCCGACTCAAGATCGAAAGAATGACGCGTACAAATGGCTTCTTTACCATACAAAGAGGTATAGAATGGCTGAGGGTGTGATGGTAAATAGCTTCATGGACTTGGAAAAGGGAGCTCTAAAGGCTTTGCAAGAGGTAGAACCTGGTAAACCAACCGTTTACCCCGTCGGTCCACTGGTAAATATGGATTCCAGTGCTGGCGTTGAAGGGTCTGAGTGTTTGAGGTGGCTAGATGATCAGCCACACGGCTCAgtattatttgtttcatttgGGAGTGGTGGGACCCTCTCTTTGGATCAGATAACTGAATTGGCTTTGGGTTTGGAAATGAGCGGGCAGAGATTTTTGTGGGTTGTGAGGAGCCCAAATGATGAAGTATCTAATGCCACATTTTTTTCTGTGGATAGCCACAAAGACCCTTTTGATTTCTTACCGAAGGGTTTTTCGGACAGGACCAAAGGGAGAGGTCTAGCAGTGCCGTCATGGGCGCCACAACCACAGGTGTTGAGTCACGGGTCAACAGGAGGGTTCTTAACCCATTGTGGCTGGAATTCCACCCTTGAAAGTGTCGTGAATGGTGTGCCATTAATCGTGTGGCCACTCTATGCTGAGCAGAAAATGAATGCATGGATGTTGACTAAGGATATTAAAGTGGCCCTAAGACCAAAGGCCAGCGAAAATGGCCTCATTGGAAGAGAGGAGATTGCAAATGCTGTGAGGGGTCTCATGGAAGGTGAAGAAGGGAAGAGGGTCCGCAACAGAATGAAGGACCTAAAAGAGGCAGCAGCCAGGGTGCTCAGTGAAGATGGATCTCTATCTGAGGTGGCTCACAAGTGGAAGAACCAAAAATGCACTTAG
- the LOC133691578 gene encoding probable WRKY transcription factor 46: MEKSMEWEQKTLVSELAQGKELAKQLRNHLNPSSSLEARQSLVEKILSSYEKALSVLNRGALVADKPKPTIGIMESPHSFSNSSPWSEVSDQDYKEEWNKDVNKKRKTQPRRTEQVKVCPGTGLEGPLDDGHSWRKYGQKDILGANFPRGYYRCTHRHSQGCLATKQVQRSDENHSIFEVTYRGRHTCKQASTPPVASPSLGNDFSKQSKYHCQQQHEEKPKPSKEISRHFGFDCNQVKNEDLGSKDGIFPFFSFPCTSSGNENEENNIFTESMIENSFLGSFSPTFISPTTSESNYFSVSPCHMNSFGIGSQNVPTQGCELTTEKISAPTSVTNSPIRDLDISIDYVDFDTTFPFDNPEFFA; this comes from the exons ATGGAAAAGTCCATGGAGTGGGAGCAAAAGACTCTAGTTAGTGAGCTAGCTCAAGGGAAAGAGCTAGCAAAACAGCTCAGGAACCATCTTAACCCTTCCTCATCCCTTGAAGCACGTCAATCCCTGGTTGAGAAGATACTTTCTTCTTACGAGAAAGCACTTTCAGTGCTAAATCGCGGTGCTTTAGTTGCTGATAAACCAAAGCCCACAATTGGCATAATGGAATCACCGCATTCATTTTCCAACAGTAGTCCTTGGAGTGAAGTCTCTGATCAAGATTACAAGGAGGAATGGAACAAAGATGTTAACAAGAAGAG AAAGACACAACCTCGACGGACCGAGCAAGTGAAGGTTTGTCCAGGGACTGGCCTAGAAGGACCACTTGATGACGGTCACAGCTGGAGGAAATACGGGCAAAAAGATATTCTCGGAGCTAATTTTCCAAG AGGATACTACAGATGCACTCACCGTCATTCACAAGGTTGTCTGGCCACGAAGCAAGTGCAAAGATCTGATGAGAACCATTCAATTTTTGAAGTGACCTATCGAGGGAGGCATACATGTAAACAAGCCTCTACTCCACCCGTGGCATCGCCTTCACTGGGAAATGATTTCTCGAAACAAAGTAAATATCATTGTCAGCAGCAGCATGAAGAGAAACCAAAGCCATCAAAGGAGATATCTCGTCACTTTGGATTCGACTGTAATCAAGTTAAAAACGAGGACTTGGGCTCCAAGGACGGCATTTTCCCATTCTTTTCCTTCCCATGTACGTCATCTGGGAATGAAAACGaggaaaacaatattttcactGAGTCCATGATTGAAAACAGCTTCTTGGGTAGCTTTTCTCCAACATTTATATCTCCTACAACGTCCGAATCCAACTATTTCTCAGTGTCACCATGTCATATGAACAGCTTTGGAATAGGTTCCCAAAATGTGCCAACCCAAGGGTGTGAACTCACCACCGAGAAAATCTCAGCACCGACTTCGGTCACCAATTCGCCAATCAGAGATTTGGATATCTCTATCGATTATGTAGATTTTGACACCACTTTCCCATTTGACAATCCGGAATTCTTTGCTTAA